The following proteins are encoded in a genomic region of Nicotiana sylvestris chromosome 4, ASM39365v2, whole genome shotgun sequence:
- the LOC104212552 gene encoding ninja-family protein AFP3-like isoform X2, with protein sequence MEHLKMHLHVKIVKLDSVVILWWGLYGFDMGDADERRMENLSLDTSRFSRDLLQRFLGTTTSEKSELEDINEDELNLGLSLGGRFGVDKTSLVRSSSIAAILPTVKDDDALNSSSSSPQVSYNHSSLVRTSSLPVETEAEWRKRKELQSLRRMQAKRRRSEKVQRNLRGDNKGGGDEKRGIEMKLRGRKLEREQYLATAKKFSCGLPTLAAFGAMTKGKGSYLGNKMQGLGKPASQESMESQGSAEASPPSIQSLQDGCGQEIGSSGSKMRVIGSRKPRDEMESPCNKLDKTKSQVQETGANALGDMPCVFTKGDGPSGRRIDGILYKYGKGEDIRIMCVCHGSFLSPAEFVKHAGGSDVAHPLKHIVIKPNPSPFL encoded by the exons ATGGAACATTTAAAAATGCATCTACATGTGAAAATAGTTAAGTTAGATAGTGTAGTTATTTTGTGGTGGGGTTTATATGGTTTTGACATGGGTGATGCAGATGAGAGGAGGATGGAGAATCTTTCATTGGACACAAGCAGATTTTCAAGGGACTTATTGCAAAGATTTTTGGGCACTACTACTTCAGAAAAATCTGAACTTGAGGATATAAATGAAGATGAGTTGAATCTTGGTTTGTCATTAGGAGGTAGATTTGGTGTTGACAAAACTTCATTAGTAAGGTCTTCTTCTATAGCTGCTATTTTACCAACAGTTAAAGATGATGATGCACTgaattcatcatcatcatcaccacaaGTATCTTATAATCATAGCAGCTTGGTTAGAACTTCTTCATTGCCAGTGGAAACTGAGGCAGAATGGAGGAAAAGGAAAGAATTGCAGAGTTTGAGAAGGATGCAAGCTAAGAGAAGAAGGTCAGAGAAAGTACAAAGGAATTTAAGGGGTGATAATAAAGGAGGAGGAGATGAAAAGAGAGGGATTGAGATGAAATTGAGAGGAAGAAAATTGGAGAGGGAACAGTATTTGGCTACTGCAAAAAAGTTTAGTTGTGGGTTGCCAACATTGGCTGCTTTTGGGGCAATGACAAAAGGGAAAGGAAGTTATTTGGGTAATAAAATGCAAGGGCTTGGAAAACCAGCATCACAGGAATCAATGGAATCTCAAG GGTCGGCTGAGGCGAGCCCTCCTAGTATCCAGTCATTACAAGATGGATGTGGTCAAGAAATTGGTTCCTCGGGGTCAAAAATGAGAGTTATCGGAAGCAGAAAACCGAGAGATGAGATGGAAAGTCCATGTAACAAGCTTGATAAGACAAAGAGTCAAGTGCAGGAAACTGGAGCAAACGCGTTGGGGGATATGCCATGTGTTTTCACAAAAGGAGATGGTCCTAGTGGGAGAAGAATAGATGGAATATTATACAAGTATGGTAAGGGGGAAGACATTAGAATCATGTGCGTGTGTCATGGAAGTTTTCTCTCGCCAGCCGAGTTTGTCAAGCATGCTGGAGGTAGCGACGTCGCTCACCCTCTTAAGCATATAGTTATAAAACCAAACCCTTCTCCCTTTCTGTGA
- the LOC104212552 gene encoding ninja-family protein AFP3-like isoform X1, producing the protein MEHLKMHLHVKIVKLDSVVILWWGLYGFDMGDADERRMENLSLDTSRFSRDLLQRFLGTTTSEKSELEDINEDELNLGLSLGGRFGVDKTSLVRSSSIAAILPTVKDDDALNSSSSSPQVSYNHSSLVRTSSLPVETEAEWRKRKELQSLRRMQAKRRRSEKVQRNLRGDNKGGGDEKRGIEMKLRGRKLEREQYLATAKKFSCGLPTLAAFGAMTKGKGSYLGNKMQGLGKPASQESMESQGGNSSSISELESKPAQGSAEASPPSIQSLQDGCGQEIGSSGSKMRVIGSRKPRDEMESPCNKLDKTKSQVQETGANALGDMPCVFTKGDGPSGRRIDGILYKYGKGEDIRIMCVCHGSFLSPAEFVKHAGGSDVAHPLKHIVIKPNPSPFL; encoded by the exons ATGGAACATTTAAAAATGCATCTACATGTGAAAATAGTTAAGTTAGATAGTGTAGTTATTTTGTGGTGGGGTTTATATGGTTTTGACATGGGTGATGCAGATGAGAGGAGGATGGAGAATCTTTCATTGGACACAAGCAGATTTTCAAGGGACTTATTGCAAAGATTTTTGGGCACTACTACTTCAGAAAAATCTGAACTTGAGGATATAAATGAAGATGAGTTGAATCTTGGTTTGTCATTAGGAGGTAGATTTGGTGTTGACAAAACTTCATTAGTAAGGTCTTCTTCTATAGCTGCTATTTTACCAACAGTTAAAGATGATGATGCACTgaattcatcatcatcatcaccacaaGTATCTTATAATCATAGCAGCTTGGTTAGAACTTCTTCATTGCCAGTGGAAACTGAGGCAGAATGGAGGAAAAGGAAAGAATTGCAGAGTTTGAGAAGGATGCAAGCTAAGAGAAGAAGGTCAGAGAAAGTACAAAGGAATTTAAGGGGTGATAATAAAGGAGGAGGAGATGAAAAGAGAGGGATTGAGATGAAATTGAGAGGAAGAAAATTGGAGAGGGAACAGTATTTGGCTACTGCAAAAAAGTTTAGTTGTGGGTTGCCAACATTGGCTGCTTTTGGGGCAATGACAAAAGGGAAAGGAAGTTATTTGGGTAATAAAATGCAAGGGCTTGGAAAACCAGCATCACAGGAATCAATGGAATCTCAAGGTGGGAATTCTTCTAGTATTTCTGAATTGGAAAGTAAACCTGCACAAG GGTCGGCTGAGGCGAGCCCTCCTAGTATCCAGTCATTACAAGATGGATGTGGTCAAGAAATTGGTTCCTCGGGGTCAAAAATGAGAGTTATCGGAAGCAGAAAACCGAGAGATGAGATGGAAAGTCCATGTAACAAGCTTGATAAGACAAAGAGTCAAGTGCAGGAAACTGGAGCAAACGCGTTGGGGGATATGCCATGTGTTTTCACAAAAGGAGATGGTCCTAGTGGGAGAAGAATAGATGGAATATTATACAAGTATGGTAAGGGGGAAGACATTAGAATCATGTGCGTGTGTCATGGAAGTTTTCTCTCGCCAGCCGAGTTTGTCAAGCATGCTGGAGGTAGCGACGTCGCTCACCCTCTTAAGCATATAGTTATAAAACCAAACCCTTCTCCCTTTCTGTGA